One genomic window of Limanda limanda chromosome 16, fLimLim1.1, whole genome shotgun sequence includes the following:
- the mid1 gene encoding E3 ubiquitin-protein ligase Midline-1 isoform X3: METLESELTCPICLELFEDPLLLPCAHSLCFNCAHRILVSHCTPSEPIQSINAFQCPTCRYVITLNQRGLEGLKRNVTLQNIIDRYQKASLSGPNSPNETRRERVVPTSKAMTSPSARVQCQFCEQDPPQDAVKTCVTCEVSYCDECLKATHPNKKPFTGHRLIEPLMDSHLKGLMCLEHEDEKVNMYCVTDEQLICALCKLVGRHRDHQVAALGDRYDKLKQALDSNLNNLIKRTSELESLMGKLIQTCQHVEVNASRQENKLLEECELLINIIQQRRQIIATKIKEGKSVRMRKLAQQIASCKQCIERSSSLITQADGTLKETDHTRFLQTAKSTCERVSMATASSQILLPEINLNDTFDSFALDFTREKKVLESLDYLTAPDPPAIREELCTASYDTITVHWTSDDEFVVVSYELQYAIFTSQSNVVSQPFKLDAKSAHRKLRVSHDNLTVERDETLSKKSHSQDRFSSHSSYGVTGNVYIDSGRHYWEALIGGSTWFAVGIAYKSAPKQEWIGKNSASWVLSRCNNSWVVRHNCKEMPIEPSPHLRRLGILLDYDSGSLSFHDAISSQHLYAFDIAFAQPVCPVFNVWNKCLTILTGLPIPDHLEGADFNN; this comes from the exons ATGGAAACGCTGGAGTCTGAGTTGACCTGCCCAATCTGTCTGGAGCTCTTCGAGGACCCGCTGCTCTTGCCCTGCGCTCACAGCCTTTGCTTCAACTGCGCCCACCGCATCCTGGTGTCCCACTGCACCCCCAGTGAGCCAATTCAGTCAATCAACGCCTTCCAGTGCCCCACGTGTCGCTATGTCATCACCCTCAACCAGAGGGGCCTAGAGGGACTCAAGCGCAACGTcacgttacagaacatcatcgACCGCTACCAGAAAGCTTCTCTAAGTGGACCTAACTCTCCGAACGAGACCCGGCGCGAGCGAGTCGTCCCCACCAGCAAAGCCATGACCTCTCCCAGTGCCCGGGTGCAGTGTCAGTTCTGCGAGCAGGACCCACCACAGGACGCCGTGAAGACTTGCGTCACCTGTGAGGTGTCGTACTGCGACGAGTGTCTCAAGGCCACCCACCCCAACAAGAAGCCCTTCACAGGCCACCGTCTAATTGAGCCCTTGATGGATTCCCATCTGAAGGGGCTTATGTGTCTGGAGCACGAGGACGAGAAGGTCAACATGTACTGTGTGACAGACGAGCAGTTGATCTGTGCATTGTGTAAGCTGGTTGGCCGACACCGAGACCACCAAGTGGCAGCCCTGGGCGACCGATACGACAAACTCAAG CAAGCCCTGGATTCCAACCTCAACAATCTAATCAAGAGGACCAGTGAGTTGGAAAGTCTGATGGGCAAACTTATCCAAACCTGCCAACACGTGGAG GTAAATGCATCGCGACAAGAGAACAAGCTGCTTGAGGAGTGCGAGCTGCTGATTAATATCATACAGCAGCGGAGACAAATCATCGCCACCAAGATAAAGGAGGGGAAG TCTGTGCGAATGAGGAAGCTGGCCCAGCAGATAGCCAGCTGCAAACAGTGCATCGAGAGGTCTTCCTCCCTCATCACTCAAGCCGATGGGACCCTGAAGGAGACGGACCACACTCGCTTCCTGCAGACGGCTAAAAGTACCTGCGAGAG AGTATCGATGGCAACGGCATCGTCTCAAATCCTATTACCAGAAATCAACCTGAATGACACGTTTGATAGTTTTGCTTTGGACTTCACGAGGGAGAAGAAAGTGCTGGAAAGCTTGGATTACCTCACAG CTCCAGACCCGCCAGCAATCCGCGAGGAGCTGTGCACAGCTTCGTACGACACCATCACGGTTCACTGGACATCAGACGATGAGTTTGTTGTCGTGTCGTATGAACTTCAGTACGCCATCTTCACCAGCCAATCGAATGTCGTCA GTCAGCCGTTTAAGTTGGACGCAAAGTCCGCTCACCGGAAGCTGAGGGTTTCCCACGACAACCtgacagtggagagggacgAGACGTTGTCCAAGAAGAGCCACAGTCAGGACCGCTTCTCCAGCCACAGCAGCTACGGAGTCACAGGAAACGTCTACATCGACAGCGGCCGCCATTACTGGGAGGCTCTGATAGGAGGAAGCACATG GTTCGCAGTGGGCATTGCTTACAAGTCGGCACCAAAGCAGGAGTGGATCGGCAAGAACTCGGCGTCCTGGGTGCTGTCCCGCTGCAACAACTCGTGGGTGGTGCGTCACAACTGCAAGGAGATGCCGATCGAGCCTTCGCCCCACCTGCGGCGTCTAGGAATCCTGTTGGACTACGACTCTGGATCCCTGTCTTTCCATGACGCCATCAGCTCCCAGCACTTGTATGCGTTTGACATCGCCTTCGCTCAGCCAGTTTGCCCCGTGTTCAATGTGTGGAACAAGTGTTTGACAATCCTCACGGGTCTGCCCATCCCAGATCACCTAGAGGGGGCGGATTTCAACAACTGA
- the mid1 gene encoding E3 ubiquitin-protein ligase Midline-1 isoform X4: METLESELTCPICLELFEDPLLLPCAHSLCFNCAHRILVSHCTPSEPIQSINAFQCPTCRYVITLNQRGLEGLKRNVTLQNIIDRYQKASLSGPNSPNETRRERVVPTSKAMTSPSARVQCQFCEQDPPQDAVKTCVTCEVSYCDECLKATHPNKKPFTGHRLIEPLMDSHLKGLMCLEHEDEKVNMYCVTDEQLICALCKLVGRHRDHQVAALGDRYDKLKQALDSNLNNLIKRTSELESLMGKLIQTCQHVEVNASRQENKLLEECELLINIIQQRRQIIATKIKEGKSVRMRKLAQQIASCKQCIERSSSLITQADGTLKETDHTRFLQTAKSTCERVSMATASSQILLPEINLNDTFDSFALDFTREKKVLESLDYLTAPDPPAIREELCTASYDTITVHWTSDDEFVVVSYELQYAIFTSQSNVVSLCNSADSWMIVPNIKQNHYTVHGLQCGTKYIFIVKAINQAGSRSSEPGKLKTNSQPFKLDAKSAHRKLRVSHDNLTVERDETLSKKSHSQDRFSSHSSYGVTGNVYIDSGRHYWEALIGGSTWFAVGIAYKSAPKQEWIGKNSASWVLSRCNNSWVVRHNCKEMPIEPSPHLRRLGILLDYDSGSLSFHDAISSQHLYAFDIAFAQPVCPVFNVWNKCLTILTGLPIPDHLEGADFNN; this comes from the exons ATGGAAACGCTGGAGTCTGAGTTGACCTGCCCAATCTGTCTGGAGCTCTTCGAGGACCCGCTGCTCTTGCCCTGCGCTCACAGCCTTTGCTTCAACTGCGCCCACCGCATCCTGGTGTCCCACTGCACCCCCAGTGAGCCAATTCAGTCAATCAACGCCTTCCAGTGCCCCACGTGTCGCTATGTCATCACCCTCAACCAGAGGGGCCTAGAGGGACTCAAGCGCAACGTcacgttacagaacatcatcgACCGCTACCAGAAAGCTTCTCTAAGTGGACCTAACTCTCCGAACGAGACCCGGCGCGAGCGAGTCGTCCCCACCAGCAAAGCCATGACCTCTCCCAGTGCCCGGGTGCAGTGTCAGTTCTGCGAGCAGGACCCACCACAGGACGCCGTGAAGACTTGCGTCACCTGTGAGGTGTCGTACTGCGACGAGTGTCTCAAGGCCACCCACCCCAACAAGAAGCCCTTCACAGGCCACCGTCTAATTGAGCCCTTGATGGATTCCCATCTGAAGGGGCTTATGTGTCTGGAGCACGAGGACGAGAAGGTCAACATGTACTGTGTGACAGACGAGCAGTTGATCTGTGCATTGTGTAAGCTGGTTGGCCGACACCGAGACCACCAAGTGGCAGCCCTGGGCGACCGATACGACAAACTCAAG CAAGCCCTGGATTCCAACCTCAACAATCTAATCAAGAGGACCAGTGAGTTGGAAAGTCTGATGGGCAAACTTATCCAAACCTGCCAACACGTGGAG GTAAATGCATCGCGACAAGAGAACAAGCTGCTTGAGGAGTGCGAGCTGCTGATTAATATCATACAGCAGCGGAGACAAATCATCGCCACCAAGATAAAGGAGGGGAAG TCTGTGCGAATGAGGAAGCTGGCCCAGCAGATAGCCAGCTGCAAACAGTGCATCGAGAGGTCTTCCTCCCTCATCACTCAAGCCGATGGGACCCTGAAGGAGACGGACCACACTCGCTTCCTGCAGACGGCTAAAAGTACCTGCGAGAG AGTATCGATGGCAACGGCATCGTCTCAAATCCTATTACCAGAAATCAACCTGAATGACACGTTTGATAGTTTTGCTTTGGACTTCACGAGGGAGAAGAAAGTGCTGGAAAGCTTGGATTACCTCACAG CTCCAGACCCGCCAGCAATCCGCGAGGAGCTGTGCACAGCTTCGTACGACACCATCACGGTTCACTGGACATCAGACGATGAGTTTGTTGTCGTGTCGTATGAACTTCAGTACGCCATCTTCACCAGCCAATCGAATGTCGTCA gtttGTGCAACTCTGCTGATAGCTGGATGATTGTACCCAACATCAAGCAGAATCACTACACTGTGCACGGACTCCAGTGTGGCACCAAGTACATCTTCATAGTGAAGGCCATAAACCAGGCCGGAAGCCGCAGCAGTGAACCAGGGAAGCTCAAGACAAACA GTCAGCCGTTTAAGTTGGACGCAAAGTCCGCTCACCGGAAGCTGAGGGTTTCCCACGACAACCtgacagtggagagggacgAGACGTTGTCCAAGAAGAGCCACAGTCAGGACCGCTTCTCCAGCCACAGCAGCTACGGAGTCACAGGAAACGTCTACATCGACAGCGGCCGCCATTACTGGGAGGCTCTGATAGGAGGAAGCACATG GTTCGCAGTGGGCATTGCTTACAAGTCGGCACCAAAGCAGGAGTGGATCGGCAAGAACTCGGCGTCCTGGGTGCTGTCCCGCTGCAACAACTCGTGGGTGGTGCGTCACAACTGCAAGGAGATGCCGATCGAGCCTTCGCCCCACCTGCGGCGTCTAGGAATCCTGTTGGACTACGACTCTGGATCCCTGTCTTTCCATGACGCCATCAGCTCCCAGCACTTGTATGCGTTTGACATCGCCTTCGCTCAGCCAGTTTGCCCCGTGTTCAATGTGTGGAACAAGTGTTTGACAATCCTCACGGGTCTGCCCATCCCAGATCACCTAGAGGGGGCGGATTTCAACAACTGA
- the mid1 gene encoding E3 ubiquitin-protein ligase Midline-1 isoform X2 has translation METLESELTCPICLELFEDPLLLPCAHSLCFNCAHRILVSHCTPSEPIQSINAFQCPTCRYVITLNQRGLEGLKRNVTLQNIIDRYQKASLSGPNSPNETRRERVVPTSKAMTSPSARVQCQFCEQDPPQDAVKTCVTCEVSYCDECLKATHPNKKPFTGHRLIEPLMDSHLKGLMCLEHEDEKQALDSNLNNLIKRTSELESLMGKLIQTCQHVEVNASRQENKLLEECELLINIIQQRRQIIATKIKEGKSVRMRKLAQQIASCKQCIERSSSLITQADGTLKETDHTRFLQTAKSTCERVSMATASSQILLPEINLNDTFDSFALDFTREKKVLESLDYLTAPDPPAIREELCTASYDTITVHWTSDDEFVVVSYELQYAIFTSQSNVVSLCNSADSWMIVPNIKQNHYTVHGLQCGTKYIFIVKAINQAGSRSSEPGKLKTNSQPFKLDAKSAHRKLRVSHDNLTVERDETLSKKSHSQDRFSSHSSYGVTGNVYIDSGRHYWEALIGGSTWFAVGIAYKSAPKQEWIGKNSASWVLSRCNNSWVVRHNCKEMPIEPSPHLRRLGILLDYDSGSLSFHDAISSQHLYAFDIAFAQPVCPVFNVWNKCLTILTGLPIPDHLEGADFNN, from the exons ATGGAAACGCTGGAGTCTGAGTTGACCTGCCCAATCTGTCTGGAGCTCTTCGAGGACCCGCTGCTCTTGCCCTGCGCTCACAGCCTTTGCTTCAACTGCGCCCACCGCATCCTGGTGTCCCACTGCACCCCCAGTGAGCCAATTCAGTCAATCAACGCCTTCCAGTGCCCCACGTGTCGCTATGTCATCACCCTCAACCAGAGGGGCCTAGAGGGACTCAAGCGCAACGTcacgttacagaacatcatcgACCGCTACCAGAAAGCTTCTCTAAGTGGACCTAACTCTCCGAACGAGACCCGGCGCGAGCGAGTCGTCCCCACCAGCAAAGCCATGACCTCTCCCAGTGCCCGGGTGCAGTGTCAGTTCTGCGAGCAGGACCCACCACAGGACGCCGTGAAGACTTGCGTCACCTGTGAGGTGTCGTACTGCGACGAGTGTCTCAAGGCCACCCACCCCAACAAGAAGCCCTTCACAGGCCACCGTCTAATTGAGCCCTTGATGGATTCCCATCTGAAGGGGCTTATGTGTCTGGAGCACGAGGACGAGAAG CAAGCCCTGGATTCCAACCTCAACAATCTAATCAAGAGGACCAGTGAGTTGGAAAGTCTGATGGGCAAACTTATCCAAACCTGCCAACACGTGGAG GTAAATGCATCGCGACAAGAGAACAAGCTGCTTGAGGAGTGCGAGCTGCTGATTAATATCATACAGCAGCGGAGACAAATCATCGCCACCAAGATAAAGGAGGGGAAG TCTGTGCGAATGAGGAAGCTGGCCCAGCAGATAGCCAGCTGCAAACAGTGCATCGAGAGGTCTTCCTCCCTCATCACTCAAGCCGATGGGACCCTGAAGGAGACGGACCACACTCGCTTCCTGCAGACGGCTAAAAGTACCTGCGAGAG AGTATCGATGGCAACGGCATCGTCTCAAATCCTATTACCAGAAATCAACCTGAATGACACGTTTGATAGTTTTGCTTTGGACTTCACGAGGGAGAAGAAAGTGCTGGAAAGCTTGGATTACCTCACAG CTCCAGACCCGCCAGCAATCCGCGAGGAGCTGTGCACAGCTTCGTACGACACCATCACGGTTCACTGGACATCAGACGATGAGTTTGTTGTCGTGTCGTATGAACTTCAGTACGCCATCTTCACCAGCCAATCGAATGTCGTCA gtttGTGCAACTCTGCTGATAGCTGGATGATTGTACCCAACATCAAGCAGAATCACTACACTGTGCACGGACTCCAGTGTGGCACCAAGTACATCTTCATAGTGAAGGCCATAAACCAGGCCGGAAGCCGCAGCAGTGAACCAGGGAAGCTCAAGACAAACA GTCAGCCGTTTAAGTTGGACGCAAAGTCCGCTCACCGGAAGCTGAGGGTTTCCCACGACAACCtgacagtggagagggacgAGACGTTGTCCAAGAAGAGCCACAGTCAGGACCGCTTCTCCAGCCACAGCAGCTACGGAGTCACAGGAAACGTCTACATCGACAGCGGCCGCCATTACTGGGAGGCTCTGATAGGAGGAAGCACATG GTTCGCAGTGGGCATTGCTTACAAGTCGGCACCAAAGCAGGAGTGGATCGGCAAGAACTCGGCGTCCTGGGTGCTGTCCCGCTGCAACAACTCGTGGGTGGTGCGTCACAACTGCAAGGAGATGCCGATCGAGCCTTCGCCCCACCTGCGGCGTCTAGGAATCCTGTTGGACTACGACTCTGGATCCCTGTCTTTCCATGACGCCATCAGCTCCCAGCACTTGTATGCGTTTGACATCGCCTTCGCTCAGCCAGTTTGCCCCGTGTTCAATGTGTGGAACAAGTGTTTGACAATCCTCACGGGTCTGCCCATCCCAGATCACCTAGAGGGGGCGGATTTCAACAACTGA
- the mid1 gene encoding E3 ubiquitin-protein ligase Midline-1 isoform X1, translating into METLESELTCPICLELFEDPLLLPCAHSLCFNCAHRILVSHCTPSEPIQSINAFQCPTCRYVITLNQRGLEGLKRNVTLQNIIDRYQKASLSGPNSPNETRRERVVPTSKAMTSPSARVQCQFCEQDPPQDAVKTCVTCEVSYCDECLKATHPNKKPFTGHRLIEPLMDSHLKGLMCLEHEDEKVNMYCVTDEQLICALCKLVGRHRDHQVAALGDRYDKLKQALDSNLNNLIKRTSELESLMGKLIQTCQHVEVNASRQENKLLEECELLINIIQQRRQIIATKIKEGKSVRMRKLAQQIASCKQCIERSSSLITQADGTLKETDHTRFLQTAKSTCERVSMATASSQILLPEINLNDTFDSFALDFTREKKVLESLDYLTAPDPPAIREELCTASYDTITVHWTSDDEFVVVSYELQYAIFTSQSNVVSKSLSGALVGGAAGLCNSADSWMIVPNIKQNHYTVHGLQCGTKYIFIVKAINQAGSRSSEPGKLKTNSQPFKLDAKSAHRKLRVSHDNLTVERDETLSKKSHSQDRFSSHSSYGVTGNVYIDSGRHYWEALIGGSTWFAVGIAYKSAPKQEWIGKNSASWVLSRCNNSWVVRHNCKEMPIEPSPHLRRLGILLDYDSGSLSFHDAISSQHLYAFDIAFAQPVCPVFNVWNKCLTILTGLPIPDHLEGADFNN; encoded by the exons ATGGAAACGCTGGAGTCTGAGTTGACCTGCCCAATCTGTCTGGAGCTCTTCGAGGACCCGCTGCTCTTGCCCTGCGCTCACAGCCTTTGCTTCAACTGCGCCCACCGCATCCTGGTGTCCCACTGCACCCCCAGTGAGCCAATTCAGTCAATCAACGCCTTCCAGTGCCCCACGTGTCGCTATGTCATCACCCTCAACCAGAGGGGCCTAGAGGGACTCAAGCGCAACGTcacgttacagaacatcatcgACCGCTACCAGAAAGCTTCTCTAAGTGGACCTAACTCTCCGAACGAGACCCGGCGCGAGCGAGTCGTCCCCACCAGCAAAGCCATGACCTCTCCCAGTGCCCGGGTGCAGTGTCAGTTCTGCGAGCAGGACCCACCACAGGACGCCGTGAAGACTTGCGTCACCTGTGAGGTGTCGTACTGCGACGAGTGTCTCAAGGCCACCCACCCCAACAAGAAGCCCTTCACAGGCCACCGTCTAATTGAGCCCTTGATGGATTCCCATCTGAAGGGGCTTATGTGTCTGGAGCACGAGGACGAGAAGGTCAACATGTACTGTGTGACAGACGAGCAGTTGATCTGTGCATTGTGTAAGCTGGTTGGCCGACACCGAGACCACCAAGTGGCAGCCCTGGGCGACCGATACGACAAACTCAAG CAAGCCCTGGATTCCAACCTCAACAATCTAATCAAGAGGACCAGTGAGTTGGAAAGTCTGATGGGCAAACTTATCCAAACCTGCCAACACGTGGAG GTAAATGCATCGCGACAAGAGAACAAGCTGCTTGAGGAGTGCGAGCTGCTGATTAATATCATACAGCAGCGGAGACAAATCATCGCCACCAAGATAAAGGAGGGGAAG TCTGTGCGAATGAGGAAGCTGGCCCAGCAGATAGCCAGCTGCAAACAGTGCATCGAGAGGTCTTCCTCCCTCATCACTCAAGCCGATGGGACCCTGAAGGAGACGGACCACACTCGCTTCCTGCAGACGGCTAAAAGTACCTGCGAGAG AGTATCGATGGCAACGGCATCGTCTCAAATCCTATTACCAGAAATCAACCTGAATGACACGTTTGATAGTTTTGCTTTGGACTTCACGAGGGAGAAGAAAGTGCTGGAAAGCTTGGATTACCTCACAG CTCCAGACCCGCCAGCAATCCGCGAGGAGCTGTGCACAGCTTCGTACGACACCATCACGGTTCACTGGACATCAGACGATGAGTTTGTTGTCGTGTCGTATGAACTTCAGTACGCCATCTTCACCAGCCAATCGAATGTCGTCAGTAAGTCTCTAAGCGGCGCTCTGGTGGGAG gtgctgcaggtttGTGCAACTCTGCTGATAGCTGGATGATTGTACCCAACATCAAGCAGAATCACTACACTGTGCACGGACTCCAGTGTGGCACCAAGTACATCTTCATAGTGAAGGCCATAAACCAGGCCGGAAGCCGCAGCAGTGAACCAGGGAAGCTCAAGACAAACA GTCAGCCGTTTAAGTTGGACGCAAAGTCCGCTCACCGGAAGCTGAGGGTTTCCCACGACAACCtgacagtggagagggacgAGACGTTGTCCAAGAAGAGCCACAGTCAGGACCGCTTCTCCAGCCACAGCAGCTACGGAGTCACAGGAAACGTCTACATCGACAGCGGCCGCCATTACTGGGAGGCTCTGATAGGAGGAAGCACATG GTTCGCAGTGGGCATTGCTTACAAGTCGGCACCAAAGCAGGAGTGGATCGGCAAGAACTCGGCGTCCTGGGTGCTGTCCCGCTGCAACAACTCGTGGGTGGTGCGTCACAACTGCAAGGAGATGCCGATCGAGCCTTCGCCCCACCTGCGGCGTCTAGGAATCCTGTTGGACTACGACTCTGGATCCCTGTCTTTCCATGACGCCATCAGCTCCCAGCACTTGTATGCGTTTGACATCGCCTTCGCTCAGCCAGTTTGCCCCGTGTTCAATGTGTGGAACAAGTGTTTGACAATCCTCACGGGTCTGCCCATCCCAGATCACCTAGAGGGGGCGGATTTCAACAACTGA